One Candidatus Cloacimonadaceae bacterium genomic window carries:
- the rlmD gene encoding 23S rRNA (uracil(1939)-C(5))-methyltransferase RlmD, which translates to MKQIYQLKIERMTMNGYGIGFANSKAVFVSQTLPGDVIDANVSHERKEIVFARVLRYISRGEGYLPPPCDAFTKDPACGGCDWLMADYTHQLKWKNSLLREVFEPFIAADKIADIIPSPKEKHYRNKVFMPVGKSAGGMEYGIFARFSHHIVSHNECQIHPPVFDAIAKRVTDICLNSGIDDYDELRHKGNLRHLGLRMNKDGSQILLVLVTLSAKLPFSGLLVKQLTAEFPTLCGIVQNINRERGNIILGTEEKLLWGEPSMIDELGGSRFRVHYRSFWQVNPYSADLIVNQIAGLISKRDRVIDAFSGIGAIGIPLAQHAETVVCIEENEFACMDGEFNADLSGLTNLSFIRARVEDQLPKLLADKEQGRFSTIVFDPPRGGLEASVIEAVLSAKIPRIIYLSCSPMTMARDMKLFIAKDAYRVEFIQPFDMFPQTWHIECLALLTRNK; encoded by the coding sequence ATGAAACAGATCTATCAGCTCAAGATCGAAAGAATGACGATGAACGGTTATGGCATCGGATTTGCCAATTCCAAAGCCGTTTTTGTCTCCCAAACCCTTCCCGGAGATGTCATTGACGCCAACGTCAGCCATGAGCGTAAGGAGATCGTCTTTGCCAGAGTGTTGCGCTATATCTCACGTGGAGAAGGATATCTTCCCCCACCCTGTGATGCCTTCACCAAAGACCCTGCCTGCGGAGGCTGCGATTGGCTGATGGCGGATTATACCCATCAATTGAAGTGGAAAAACTCGCTGCTCCGCGAAGTCTTTGAGCCCTTCATCGCTGCGGACAAAATCGCCGACATCATCCCTTCTCCAAAGGAAAAGCACTATCGCAACAAGGTCTTCATGCCCGTCGGCAAAAGTGCCGGAGGCATGGAATACGGCATTTTTGCCAGATTCTCCCACCACATCGTTTCCCACAATGAATGCCAGATACACCCGCCGGTCTTTGACGCCATCGCCAAACGCGTGACCGATATCTGCCTCAATTCCGGAATTGATGACTATGACGAATTGCGCCACAAAGGTAACCTGAGGCATCTCGGTCTCCGGATGAACAAAGACGGCAGCCAGATACTGCTCGTGCTCGTCACCCTCAGCGCCAAACTGCCTTTTTCAGGATTATTAGTGAAACAGCTAACCGCAGAATTTCCAACGCTTTGCGGCATCGTGCAAAACATCAACCGCGAGCGCGGAAACATTATTCTCGGCACCGAGGAAAAGCTCCTTTGGGGCGAACCTTCAATGATCGACGAGCTTGGCGGCAGCCGCTTCAGAGTTCACTATCGCAGTTTTTGGCAGGTCAATCCCTATTCAGCGGACCTGATCGTGAACCAGATCGCGGGGCTTATCTCCAAGCGGGATAGAGTGATAGATGCCTTTAGCGGCATTGGCGCGATCGGTATTCCCCTTGCCCAGCATGCTGAAACAGTAGTCTGTATCGAGGAAAACGAGTTCGCTTGCATGGATGGAGAATTCAATGCCGATCTGAGCGGATTGACCAATCTTTCCTTCATCCGCGCGCGGGTGGAGGATCAGCTTCCGAAACTATTGGCGGACAAGGAACAAGGCAGATTCAGCACCATCGTTTTCGATCCACCTCGCGGGGGTTTGGAAGCTTCGGTCATTGAAGCTGTTTTAAGCGCCAAGATCCCCAGGATCATATATTTAAGCTGCTCGCCCATGACCATGGCGCGGGACATGAAACTCTTCATCGCCAAAGACGCCTACCGCGTCGAATTCATCCAACCCTTCGACATGTTTCCCCAAACCTGGCACATTGAGTGCCTGGCACTGCTGACCAGGAATAAATAA
- the htpX gene encoding protease HtpX, giving the protein MTGLKRFGIFIITNLLVMMVISVILSLINIPMDQLWGLLAICAIFGFAGSFISLWTSKFAVKLAYKVKLVKPEEASGKARFLYDTIEKMAAFEKIKMPEVGIYPSQDANAFATGATRNSSLIAFSSGLLDNLSEEEIAAVAGHEMTHITQGDMVTMTLLMGLVNTFVMFLARVLAFALDVAMRDKNGRGGLGFFGYFIVVMLLQNVLFLLAYIPICSYSRFREYRADGGAARLTGAANMINALEKIGRLHVPEKKTDAYATAKINNTRKASLYATHPAMKDRIERLRKMI; this is encoded by the coding sequence ATGACCGGTTTAAAACGCTTCGGGATCTTCATCATTACGAACCTTTTGGTGATGATGGTGATCTCCGTCATTCTGTCCCTGATCAATATCCCCATGGATCAATTGTGGGGACTGCTTGCCATCTGTGCCATTTTCGGCTTTGCCGGATCCTTTATCTCCTTGTGGACGAGCAAGTTCGCCGTCAAGCTGGCATACAAGGTCAAGCTCGTCAAACCCGAAGAGGCGAGTGGGAAAGCCCGCTTTCTCTATGATACGATCGAAAAGATGGCAGCCTTTGAGAAGATCAAAATGCCGGAAGTGGGGATCTATCCATCACAGGATGCAAACGCCTTCGCCACCGGTGCCACGCGAAACAGCTCCCTGATCGCCTTTTCCAGTGGTCTTTTAGACAATCTTTCCGAAGAGGAGATCGCCGCCGTAGCCGGACACGAAATGACGCATATCACACAGGGAGACATGGTTACGATGACTCTGCTGATGGGCTTGGTCAATACCTTCGTGATGTTTTTGGCAAGAGTTCTTGCCTTCGCGCTGGATGTCGCCATGCGCGACAAAAACGGCAGAGGCGGACTTGGCTTTTTCGGCTATTTCATTGTGGTAATGCTTTTGCAAAACGTGCTTTTCCTGCTTGCATACATCCCCATCTGCAGTTATTCACGCTTTCGCGAATACCGCGCGGACGGTGGAGCAGCAAGGCTCACCGGTGCCGCAAACATGATCAACGCGCTGGAAAAGATCGGACGTCTCCACGTTCCGGAAAAGAAGACGGACGCCTATGCCACGGCAAAGATCAACAATACTCGCAAGGCATCGCTCTATGCCACACACCCAGCCATGAAAGACCGCATTGAGCGGCTTAGGAAGATGATATGA
- a CDS encoding chitobiase/beta-hexosaminidase C-terminal domain-containing protein — translation MKKLVLFALILIALIGILNAQGLETFTNFTYTGTAYIDGNFVGDNGVTWNYWHVTGSTAGTNVNQIEGNGMLLRRSDAPSRTISDPIPNGIGDFSVQMRKAYTSSGVRQVALYVNNVFIANSQEFGEPTGGDPTVHTFAVNGINVSGNVVIEIRHITGGAVNRQLTIDNLQWTAFGGGTPTTATPIFAPLPGFFAAPVSVSISCSTAGSSIFYTTNGTTPTPASTPYTAPFTISQTTTVKAIATAPGHNNSNIATGTYSFPVTVNSLAQLRTMPVDGVTVYVIVSQVILTFKQTFRNQKYVQDTGAGLLIDDVNGIITTIYNVYDGITGFTGKLSEFGGMLQFVPTLNAPAASSTNNTVTPLTVSYEQLISSFETYESRLIKVTEVSFTTPTGNFANGIVYPSYDQDSDYNIRTTFYDVDYIGTPLPTSPRHITGIPTSRTDGAYFTPRWLSDFETTTGNVAAPTFSVPAGSYYSPITVSISTTTTGAAIYYTLDGSNPTTSSALYSTPINISATTTLKAIAFLTGFPPSSISSATYTFPVNVSTIAALRLSPTGTTIYRLTGEAVVTFAQAYRNQKFIQDGSAGILIDDLNGVIASPYFVGDAFSNLVGTLSVYGGMLQLVPTINPGAPSSTGNVVVPQVITFQSFINNFEDYESELVTFDGVLFPDTGENFANGTVYPIANLDGSQTINLRTTFYDVNYIGTQMPNVPVRLTGIPNSRTDGNYLTPRNANDFFLAEFLAPSFLTAEVFAGTHVLLTWGFTGGLPWGLSGFQIFRNNQLIATENDPNLTNLVDVPPPGTYTFFVKAIYFGEYASPPSQTASVITGSSNDDPGTPNLLTALIGNHPNPFNPSTSISFSLKEAGIVHIDIYNQKGQLVKNLLDESKNAGVHSAVWNGNDNNGKPVSSGIYYYRMQSGSYGSTRKMLMLK, via the coding sequence ATGAAAAAGCTAGTACTATTCGCCCTGATCCTGATCGCATTGATCGGGATCCTGAACGCCCAAGGTCTGGAGACCTTTACCAATTTTACCTATACCGGCACCGCATATATCGACGGAAACTTCGTCGGAGACAACGGTGTGACCTGGAATTACTGGCATGTTACCGGTTCCACCGCCGGAACGAACGTCAACCAGATTGAGGGCAACGGCATGCTTTTACGCCGCTCCGACGCCCCCAGCAGGACCATCTCCGATCCGATTCCAAACGGAATCGGTGATTTCAGCGTGCAGATGCGCAAGGCATATACTTCCTCTGGAGTGCGTCAGGTAGCGCTCTATGTGAACAACGTATTCATCGCCAACTCGCAGGAATTTGGCGAACCTACCGGTGGAGATCCGACGGTTCATACCTTTGCAGTGAATGGCATCAATGTCTCCGGCAACGTTGTGATTGAGATCAGGCATATCACCGGTGGAGCCGTGAACCGGCAGCTCACTATCGACAACCTCCAATGGACTGCCTTCGGAGGCGGAACACCCACGACCGCGACACCCATTTTTGCGCCCCTGCCCGGATTTTTCGCGGCGCCGGTTTCGGTCTCGATATCCTGTTCCACAGCGGGCTCAAGCATCTTCTATACCACTAATGGCACGACGCCCACACCGGCTTCCACACCCTACACCGCTCCTTTCACGATCTCGCAAACCACCACGGTGAAAGCCATCGCCACCGCCCCCGGGCACAACAATTCAAACATCGCCACGGGCACCTACAGCTTCCCGGTGACGGTCAATTCGCTCGCTCAGCTCAGAACCATGCCTGTGGATGGAGTCACCGTCTATGTAATTGTTAGCCAAGTGATTTTGACCTTCAAACAGACTTTCCGCAACCAGAAATATGTGCAGGATACCGGCGCGGGATTGCTCATCGATGACGTAAACGGGATAATCACCACAATATACAACGTCTATGACGGGATTACCGGGTTCACCGGAAAGCTCAGCGAGTTTGGTGGAATGCTGCAATTTGTGCCCACTTTGAATGCCCCCGCGGCAAGCTCGACGAATAATACCGTGACCCCTCTCACCGTCAGTTATGAACAGCTTATCAGCAGCTTTGAAACCTATGAATCCAGGCTGATCAAGGTGACGGAAGTATCCTTCACCACCCCCACGGGCAATTTTGCCAACGGCATCGTCTATCCCAGCTATGATCAGGATTCGGACTATAACATCCGCACTACCTTCTATGACGTGGATTATATCGGAACCCCTCTGCCCACATCGCCGAGGCACATCACCGGCATTCCCACTTCCCGCACGGACGGAGCATATTTCACACCACGGTGGCTTTCCGATTTTGAAACCACTACAGGCAACGTCGCAGCTCCCACCTTCAGCGTCCCCGCCGGCTCATACTATTCTCCCATAACTGTTTCCATCAGCACGACAACTACCGGCGCGGCGATTTATTATACCTTGGACGGCAGCAACCCGACCACCTCATCGGCGTTGTATTCAACCCCGATCAATATCTCCGCCACCACCACATTGAAAGCGATTGCATTTCTCACCGGATTCCCTCCTTCCTCCATTAGCTCGGCTACCTATACCTTCCCGGTAAATGTATCCACCATCGCCGCTTTGCGTCTATCTCCCACAGGGACAACGATCTATCGCCTAACCGGTGAAGCGGTGGTGACTTTTGCCCAAGCATATCGTAACCAGAAATTCATCCAGGACGGCAGTGCCGGAATCCTGATCGACGATCTGAATGGCGTGATCGCCAGTCCCTACTTTGTCGGCGACGCCTTTAGCAACCTTGTGGGCACCCTATCCGTCTATGGAGGAATGCTGCAATTAGTTCCCACGATCAATCCCGGCGCACCCAGCTCCACCGGCAACGTAGTCGTCCCCCAAGTGATCACTTTCCAGAGCTTTATCAATAATTTCGAGGACTATGAATCCGAGCTGGTAACCTTCGACGGAGTGCTTTTCCCCGATACCGGAGAGAACTTTGCCAACGGCACCGTCTATCCGATCGCCAATCTCGACGGCAGCCAGACGATCAATCTTCGCACCACTTTCTATGACGTGAACTACATCGGAACGCAGATGCCAAACGTCCCCGTCCGGCTCACCGGAATCCCCAATTCCCGCACGGACGGAAACTATCTCACACCCCGAAATGCGAATGACTTCTTCCTGGCAGAATTCCTGGCACCTTCATTTCTCACTGCGGAAGTCTTTGCCGGAACGCATGTTCTGCTCACATGGGGTTTCACAGGCGGTCTGCCTTGGGGCTTGAGCGGATTCCAGATCTTTCGCAACAACCAACTTATCGCTACGGAAAATGATCCCAACCTCACTAATCTCGTAGATGTCCCGCCCCCAGGAACTTACACCTTCTTCGTGAAAGCAATCTATTTCGGAGAATACGCGTCTCCACCATCCCAAACCGCCAGCGTGATTACCGGATCCTCCAATGACGACCCCGGAACACCAAATCTGTTAACTGCGTTGATCGGAAACCATCCCAATCCCTTCAATCCCAGCACGAGCATCTCCTTCTCCCTCAAGGAAGCGGGAATCGTGCACATTGATATCTATAATCAAAAGGGTCAATTGGTCAAGAACCTTCTCGACGAAAGCAAAAACGCCGGTGTCCATAGTGCGGTCTGGAACGGAAATGACAACAACGGCAAGCCTGTAAGCAGCGGGATCTACTACTACCGTATGCAGAGCGGAAGCTATGGCAGCACACGCAAGATGTTGATGCTGAAATAA